A stretch of DNA from Pasteurellaceae bacterium RH1A:
GGAACAAGTAGGCATAGGCCATTTGGCCTGACAATAAGAAAGCGGTTGGACGGGTGAAAAGGCCTAGAATGATAAAGAGGCCGCCCACGATTTCTAAAATGCCGGCAAGGCCGAAAAGGGAAAAGAGGGCCACGCTGCCGTTTCCACCTGTCATGGACATTGGGAATTCAAAGAATTTTGCCGTACCGTGGAGCAAGAACATATAGCCTGCAACGATACGGGCAATTAAAAAGGCATAAGGGCGCAGTTTGTCTAAAAGTTGGTTCATAAATGATTCCTCGAAAATAGAATATAAAAAAAGAAAAACAGCTGCCCGCTGGCAACTGATGGGTGGCATTATAGCGGAGTTTTTTCATTTGATTATGATCAGTTTACTTAATAAACTATTAAGCCAAAGTGAAGAATAAGGACTCAATATGTACGACTTCAAGGCAATGTCTGTTTTTGCAACGGTAGTTGAACAAGGCTCCATGCAGGCTGCCGCAGACAAACTCAATATGACACCTTCGGCCATTACCCAATCCATTCAAAAGCTGGAAAATCAGTTGCGGATTAAATTGCTGACCCGCACAACCCGCAAACTTTCTCTCACAGAAGCTGGCGAGGCCTTTTATCGCCATACGGCCGATATGCTCAAACAAGCTGAAAAGGCCGTAAAAAGTGTTGAATTGCTCCGTTCCAGCCCCATTGGCGAACTCAATATTGCCTGCGTAACCGGCCTCTTAGATAGTCTCTTGATTAAAGCCTTCAAGCAAATTGTTGATCAACATCTTGATTTCCACCTTAAATTTTATTTTGAAGACAAGGTCATCGATCTTTTAGATCAACGTATTGATATTGCCCTGCGGGCAGGGGATGGTGTGCTACAAGACAATATGATCGCCCGCCACATCTATGATTTTGAATGGGCCATCGTTGCCCATCGTGACTATTTCGCCAGCCGCCCCTTGCCCAACCGCGTTGAGGATTTGGCCGATCTAGATTGGATTAACTTCCTCAACGATCGCTACACCAGCCTGACCTTGCACAATGGTGATAAAAAAGTCCAGATCCAGCCTAATTATCGGGTAACCTGCAACTCCCTCTATTCCAGCCGCCGCTTGACCATGAATGGTTTTGGTCTTTCCATTCAGCCTGTTGATGATGTTAAAGCGGCCCTGGCAAGCGGTGAATTAGTCCAAGTTTTTTGCAACTGGAAACTGCCGCCTGTTCCCCTTTATCTGGTGACCCTCCAGCGGGTGCAGTCTGAAAAAGTCCGTATTGCTTGTGACTTAATTATCCAATATTTCAAAAATCTGCAAATTTAGTCACAAAATTTGCTATTAGCTGCTTGTTTTTTCATTTTTTATGCATTAAATTCCAGTAACATCTTTTTTACACTTAAGGAATTTTTATGACACAAGAACAAGCAGAAAACTCCACCTGGGGTTCAAAATTTAAGGCCATGGGGCCTGGCGTTTTAATGGCCTCCGCCGCCGTGGGTGGCTCACACATTGTGGCCTCCACCCAATCTGGCGCGATTTATGGCTGGCAACTTGCCCTCATTATTATTCTGGCCAATCTCTTTAAATACCCCTTTTTCCGCTTTGGCGCCCAATACACCTTGGCCTCCAACAAAACCCTGCTAGAAGGCTACAAGGAAAAAAGCTACTTCTATTTGCTGATCTTCTTTTTATTGAATATTTTCGCCACCATGATCAACACCGCAGGCGTGGGGATTTTGACAGCAGCCATTCTCAAATTCGCCCTGCCTATGGACTTATCCATCCCCCAACTCAGCACCATTGTGATTGCAAGCACCTGGGGTATTCTCTTACTGGGCAAATACCGCCTCTTAGACGGCATTTCAAAATGGGTGATGACCGCCCTCACCCTTTCCACCGTCACCGCCGTCATCATCGCCTCCTTCAAGGGCAGCGTCATGATGCCTGATTTTGTCGAACCCTCCCCTTGGAACTTGGCCGCCCTAGGCTTTATCGTTGCCCTGATGGGTTGGATGCCAGCGCCAATTGAAATTTCAGCGGTAAACTCTATGTGGGTGGTGGCCAAAAGACGGGTAAACAAGGTCAGCTACAAGGATGGGATTTTCGACTTTAACGTGGGCTATATCGGCACGGCAATTCTGGCCATCGTCTTCTTGGCCTTGGGGGCGCTTATCCAATACGGTTCGGGCGAAGCTGTCGAGCGTGCGGGCGCCAAGTACATCGGCCAGCTGATTAATATGTATGCCTATGCCATCGGCGACTGGTCCAAACTCCTGATTGCTTTTATCGCCTTTATGTGTATGTTCGGCACCACCATCACGGTGATTGACGGCTATTCCCGTGCGAATGCGGAAGCCTTCCGCCTCCTAACCAATAAGAAAGAAAGCTCACAAATGCAGCTCAACCTATGGATGACCTTGGCCGCGGCCTCAGGTATTATCATCATCGGTGGCTTTATGAGTGATGTGGCCGCCATGCTTAACCTGGCCATGATTTGCTCCTTTGTCTCCGCCCCAATTTTCGCCTGGCTCAACCTTTCCTTGGTCACCCAGGGCGAACACCGCGTGCGGGGCGGCCTCTACTGGCTCTCCATCATCGGCCTGATTTATCTCTCAGCCTTCACCCTGCTCTTTATTGCCTATTACTTTAAGTTGATTGGCTAAGCCCAAAAGACAAGCGGTGCAAAAAAGTCTATTTTTTGCACCGCTTGTGATCTCAGCCCTTATTCTGTTGGGGCAATTTCCTCAGCTGGTACTTGCTCATCTAAACTCTGCTCTGATTTTTCATTCTTATTTTCCTTAGGCAGGGTCAAGGCATCCCAAACACTAGGTTTCTCAGCTACGCTGCCGCAGTAGCTTTGGCCTTTTTGCACCCAAACGGGGATTTTTCTAGCGCTATCACAATGCCAAGAACCGTAGGAGTTAATGCCTACCCATTGGATATTCTTGCTACTTGGGAGCTTAAAGGCCGTCGGCTCTGCCCGTTCCAAATATTGTTTATAAACAAAGAGGGCGCCACT
This window harbors:
- a CDS encoding transcriptional regulator; this encodes MYDFKAMSVFATVVEQGSMQAAADKLNMTPSAITQSIQKLENQLRIKLLTRTTRKLSLTEAGEAFYRHTADMLKQAEKAVKSVELLRSSPIGELNIACVTGLLDSLLIKAFKQIVDQHLDFHLKFYFEDKVIDLLDQRIDIALRAGDGVLQDNMIARHIYDFEWAIVAHRDYFASRPLPNRVEDLADLDWINFLNDRYTSLTLHNGDKKVQIQPNYRVTCNSLYSSRRLTMNGFGLSIQPVDDVKAALASGELVQVFCNWKLPPVPLYLVTLQRVQSEKVRIACDLIIQYFKNLQI